The genomic window TTAATATCGCCAAGGCTAGAAATAGAGGAGGTATATCCATTATAACGCTCGCTATTGGATACATAGGGCAATATAGCATTGATTTCCAGTTTGCTGTTGATGAAATATTTACCTCTAACCTCTAAAGAACGGTAAAGTTCATAATCATCTGGATTGCCAGCATGATTGGTTATAGGTGAATCCTGGCTTCGCGCTGGGATAAAGAAATTTCCTCCATTCGGGAATAATGAATGCGATTGCCCTTCGTAGCCGCTAAACGAACGGTAACGGTATAAAACGCTGATGCTGTTGCGGTTGTAATAAGGGGTGATGCCCATAAAACAGCCACAGATATCGCAGGCGAAAACCTGACTGCTCATGAGTATGAAAATTAAAATCAATAATTTACGACTCGCTGTATAATGTGTTTTTGATAAATTCATTGTCTGTTAATGTTTTTAAAAAGGCCTTGATCTGCTCTTTTTCTGTGGTATTTAAAGGGATGCCATTTTTCAATTGTGCATCAAGATTTGTTGAGGCTTTTACACCAGAATTGTAATGTTCCAAAACCTCATCTAAACTGTAAAAGCGCCCATCGTGCATGTATGGGCTGGTATATTCGATATTGCGTAAGGTAGGCACACGGAACTTTCCAAAGTCTGAAGCTATGCCCGTAATGTGTGAACGTCCTTCATCAGCACTTACCAGATCTAATCCGTTGCTGCGGTAAGAAAAATCCGTGAAAAATGGTTCTGCATGGCAGGAAGTGCATTTTTCTTTGAACAGATTGTAACCTGCCAATTCTGCAGAGGTAAAAGAAGCACCACTCTCTTTGCGCATTACTTTATCGTATTTCGAATTTCCTGAAACCAGTACTGCCGTAAATTGGGCAATCGACTTTAAAATCAGCTGAGAATTGATTTCTGTTGAACCATAGGCCTG from Flavobacterium sp. W4I14 includes these protein-coding regions:
- a CDS encoding cytochrome c peroxidase (product_source=KO:K00428; cath_funfam=1.10.760.10; cog=COG1858; ko=KO:K00428; pfam=PF03150; superfamily=46626), whose protein sequence is MLFLSIALMYACSKNEDEVTPEEKKITFSVPANFPAPVYNFEDNKLSNAGFALGKKLFYEARLSADKSVSCGSCHQQFAAFTQLDHKVSHGVNNCQGKRNTPPLFNLAWQKAFFWDGGVKNIETSPLNAITDACEMGTDIQTIVAFLKNTAPYPDLFKQAYGSTEINSQLILKSIAQFTAVLVSGNSKYDKVMRKESGASFTSAELAGYNLFKEKCTSCHAEPFFTDFSYRSNGLDLVSADEGRSHITGIASDFGKFRVPTLRNIEYTSPYMHDGRFYSLDEVLEHYNSGVKASTNLDAQLKNGIPLNTTEKEQIKAFLKTLTDNEFIKNTLYSES